catttctaatattaaaattttattatttaaaataatatttcgaaaacGATACCACAAATATGTTTATCGTAGTTATtctttaataattgatttcatttataCGTATATAGAATAAGATCATGAATACGCGAACTTCCAGTTTGTCACGTTAATATTCAAACGTTttcgtataagttttatgtatattggtttagtagttttctCTCAGCTagacataacaaaaaaatctcaatagtCTCCTCATTTTTAgtatacacagataatatttacTACACACATACTTCCTAATTTATTAGAAACTTGTCCCTTCGTAACTAAACGTCCTTATTTACACTAGCTGTTTCGATTAACAGCAAATATTAGCTGATGCTCTAAAATTTGTTAATCATAGTCATTTAATGTTACCAGTTTCACGAACATGGAAAAACAAATCGTCATATCAACcccattacatttataaaaaaaatatattcatttgtattataacgattaatattttaggACGTACGTACGTAActgtatctatattaaatatatacctattttttaGCAATTTTTATAACCCAGGTTCATTATGAGACACATAATTaccattattaaattgaaaatgcattttaatttaatattatgcatttaaatttaacaaaaagttattcttGTGATTCAACACCATGGGGAGAACAAACATATCGCTTCTTGGCCATAGCAAACTTACGTTCCATCGTCTCTTTTGTGCTATATGGATGCATTAAGTGCAAATCTTCTATGCGACCATAaagatatgaaaaatatatttcacgaaACTTTTTATCTGGGAATTCAGCTTGGCACATCGTCCGCCACAGCAGATTGTTTATTCTCGCGTATGACCTATATAGCtccaatttatattgaaaagtgGATTTCCGAAATTTATCATTCAACTCCTGTTTATGTATCCAATTAGTGTGACCAGCATACATTGGGTCTTTCTTAGGAGAAACATGCCCGAAACTCTTTTGTGCTAACGTCAAGAACGTCTGCCAAAAAGCTATACTTTTGCGTAACATTTCTTTCTTCGCATATCGTGTGAAGGGACCGTAAATGCGCATTCTCATCCACTCTTTCAATTCGGGTACTAAATGAATATCTGGTAATTTTGCCGCAATATTTATACGCCTCATTTGGCGCAAGGCACATTTTAAGTAGTCTTCAGGTTTCGGAGCTTCACCGAGACACGTTGCggaagattttttaatttttttctttttcttatctTTCTTTTCGACGACAACACCATCATCTATGTGAAGCGCGCTGTCTGTGTCCCAAATTCTTTTAAATTCCTTTTCGATGTAAAGATGCTTTTGATCGAGGTTGTAAATCGTTTGATAGTTGAATTGATAAGGAGAAAATTTCGTTGCCTTTTGAAAGTATGGCAGTTCTTCTGGACCAAATGTGCCTTCGTTTCCATAATCGTAATGATGTCCACATACACATTTGTTTTCCTTCACATACTTCAACACGGTGTTTTGCCATTTCTTGACGCAATCACAAGGTTCAGGTTTCGGAGGTGGTGGTTTTGCTCGGAAACCACAATGTATGTTAATGTATTCTCCGCCAATATATCTATAACCACCATTAATCAGATCACCATCTGAGGGTAATATAGAGACATTTCCAAGCACGAATACTGTTTTTCCGTGGATTTTATAAACACCGTGGATCTGATATTGCGCATTCGGAATACCAGTATCAGGAGCAGTAAGTTTTCTTCGTTTTAAACTTTTAGTCGGTCGTGACATGCTGATACCATAACTTTTCTTTACCTCTACACACATTTTAGATCCTCGAAGCTTATGACCTTGGCTTCTTTGAGTAAAAGTTTTTACAGCGACTGTGGTGAACGAAGAGTATGGTTCAATTTTCACGAAACCTGCTAACTTATCACAAAACGAGCGATGTACTTTCTTTTTAGGTGGTGGAGGCGGAGACAGTAGTGGTGGAGGCGGAGACAGTAGTGGTGGAGGCGGAGACAGTGGTGGTGGCGGTTTGGGTATGGTAGGCTCTTCTTCATATGGCTCGTTCGCTTCGTTTAGATCGTCTATATCTGGAAGAGGAAGTGGTTTAAATGGTTTCCTTTTAGGTGGCAAATATAATACCGCAATCATATCTTGCAAATATGGCGATTGTAAGGGAGtaagattttttgattttggttttttCTCTGGTGATTCTTTTACATCTGTAGCCCTAAATCTTTTTCTTAAAAGTTCCAGTAAGTTATCAAGGCCCAGGTATAAGATGGCTGATAAGATAAGTCTAGAATTAAGGTCGTACAATGATCTTTTGCCTTCTATCGGATGTCCGTAGGTAATAAGAAACAGCTGAGCTAACATTTTTTTCGGGTCATCACGACCAAAATGAACACAATTCATAAGGTCTACATTGTTTGGCCTTGGGTATAATCCGAGTTGACGCATAATACTTGCAGTTCTCACAGGACGACCTTCAAGTATATCCTGATAAATAGAGAATTCTAAAGAGTTCAATGCGTTTCTTTGAGGTACACTAAGGGCATGCAACCACGTCGGACCAATCAGttttttaacagtttttaacacatttttttcttttcgtctTCGGATCTCATTAAGTTCTTGCATAAAAACTTGTCGTTCTCGAGTATGCCTCGAATATAGGACCTGCATGTGGCGCTGCTCTCTCATCTCATGGCTCTCCTCGGGACCTCTCTCTTTATGCTGCAttttaaagcaaaattatattacaccacaaaatatttaaattaacagcaagattttgaaaaaaataatatattcataaatgtgTATTACATATATGCTATAAAAATGACGACTGtaatgtcaatataatattttttttgtaatttgacaTTGTAATTGACATTAATACAAAAAGGTAGAAAGCCGCATActgaatatattgtattatattttatcgaattatataataatatacgccaaatatttttcttgataCACTGCCATCTGTTATCGAATAGCTAgaactaaaaattttatttgttttaattgtttactaTAGGTATTGTTTTcctttaaagtttttatcaataattctGAATTTgttcatttatcaaataataaaatatgatatatattttttgtaacttataattttattacctttaataatacgtattatacGTTAACCCTATTATATCAATGGTACAgacatttacttattttaatatttaataaacaagttatttaataatatttaattcagtggttatacaattttattttatttattctttaaatattctagCTACATTAAGTTTTGACTAATCAAAACATAATCCACCGGATAGGAAAAGAAAACAACTGGGAAGAATGGATTAAAAAAAGGAACCTAAATTTGTTtggttttttaaatgtcattattaatttcaaataacagTTACAGAATTATTCACGAAGTCGATCGTTTCATTTGCAACCCCCAATAAACTCTCTCGatgttttctttctttcttctaaaaatagatacattttgtgatttttaagcatttttaaaaTTCCAACATCCCattgtatcattaaaatattttgaagaatgttttaaaggaaaaataacttaaaaatcatacattgtaaaattaaatcactaatagctaaaaataaatactttaacatAAGATGGAAACGATTTCAATTcagttatgtaaaataaagtcGCATTTACACGTCGATGTTACGTCAATAAATcacgtttaaattaataagtaacgGACATCGATATCGGAGCGAAACTATTTGTTAGTCATACACATCAGTGACGTGCGGTCGCGATCAGCTGTCTGGAACTCGGCCGGTCCACGACCCGCGGGGTTGAACGCCCTGCCATCCATCACCTGAATAATTCCTCACCTCATTCATACGCACCGGCGAATCCATCTCAATATTTAAGTCCATACATTGATCCGGAAACCATCAATCAAAGGAACTCTTACCGCAAATGTAAAATCGATCTATTGAGATAACGTAAATATCACTAGTCAGTGaacgttttactaaatgcactTAGCATTGTATTTGCATTGTAGGGGGCGTCTGGTTTATAGTCGCTTAAAGGAAATTGTTCAAACATCGTTGACACTCTATAGTGAGATCGTTCATTATAATTCTCTATGATATTAAGGCTTTAAATTTACAAGGagtagtgtatttttttaacaataaaaaaccttttatgttatttttttatctgtaacatcagatgtttttttaatttttttaaattcgaaagcTTCCTCACCAACTACTTTCTTACGAAATATAAAAGCGAATACGATACTGTAAAGTAATCAAAATTCTTCTCGAGTTAGCAATTCTATTAAGACCGTTATCGTTTCTTAAGCGAAAATAATGCGAGTACATAGTTGTATTTGGTTCTTTAACTCCGTTGTGTGACCTTTACTCGTAGTGTATAAGTTCAATAAATCCGAACTGTTCTGTCGtaggaaataattttaagtgatGCTCATTGtcttaattatgaattatgataGCTTTGATCATGATGTGATGGGGGCATATgcgttgtaaatttatttaaacgtaatcTATACTCCTCTACTTGCTGAACCAAACATATTAGGATTATCAAAGACGTGaaaattctataatattcattgaaattatgaaATGAGTGAATTACAAATTTAACTCGAGATTTCGACAAATATTTGATTGTGTAAGACGTGTATGGTAGAACAATCTAATATCTCATTTGTTACATAAAACAGCGTAACATCTAGTAACTTTTCGAAAACGCTTCAATTCGCTAAGAGAAGTAGCAATGCCATGTTCGTTTAATTAACACGATGCCATTGGTGgtattacgtattattttttgctGTAGCAATACCTTTTCGGGTGCGTTGAACCCGACTTTCTTGGTTTTCTATTGAACAAGATACTATCTATTGCCTAGGCAGGGCTAACCGGCGCATGCGACGTTCACTTTCCACGTGTCAGGAAGTAGGTATCTGCAGCACTTTCACTCCATTCAAGATCAGAGACCGCCGAGCGTTGTTGCTTCTAACAATAACTCGAAACTATTGTTTACGACTTAGGTACTCTTCATCGGTCATAGCCTTATATTTAATCATCTCTAACTAATAACAAAGTACCTTCtactaaaataactttgaaaaccACTGTTCTCTTTGAGTTGT
This genomic window from Vanessa tameamea isolate UH-Manoa-2023 chromosome 5, ilVanTame1 primary haplotype, whole genome shotgun sequence contains:
- the LOC113392524 gene encoding uncharacterized protein LOC113392524 encodes the protein MQHKERGPEESHEMREQRHMQVLYSRHTRERQVFMQELNEIRRRKEKNVLKTVKKLIGPTWLHALSVPQRNALNSLEFSIYQDILEGRPVRTASIMRQLGLYPRPNNVDLMNCVHFGRDDPKKMLAQLFLITYGHPIEGKRSLYDLNSRLILSAILYLGLDNLLELLRKRFRATDVKESPEKKPKSKNLTPLQSPYLQDMIAVLYLPPKRKPFKPLPLPDIDDLNEANEPYEEEPTIPKPPPPLSPPPPLLSPPPPLLSPPPPPKKKVHRSFCDKLAGFVKIEPYSSFTTVAVKTFTQRSQGHKLRGSKMCVEVKKSYGISMSRPTKSLKRRKLTAPDTGIPNAQYQIHGVYKIHGKTVFVLGNVSILPSDGDLINGGYRYIGGEYINIHCGFRAKPPPPKPEPCDCVKKWQNTVLKYVKENKCVCGHHYDYGNEGTFGPEELPYFQKATKFSPYQFNYQTIYNLDQKHLYIEKEFKRIWDTDSALHIDDGVVVEKKDKKKKKIKKSSATCLGEAPKPEDYLKCALRQMRRINIAAKLPDIHLVPELKEWMRMRIYGPFTRYAKKEMLRKSIAFWQTFLTLAQKSFGHVSPKKDPMYAGHTNWIHKQELNDKFRKSTFQYKLELYRSYARINNLLWRTMCQAEFPDKKFREIYFSYLYGRIEDLHLMHPYSTKETMERKFAMAKKRYVCSPHGVESQE